A stretch of Candidatus Thermoplasmatota archaeon DNA encodes these proteins:
- a CDS encoding VOC family protein, with protein MTVHELGHLVLYVRDVERSRRFYRDVLGWRDITPPGAGMPIALFSSGRTHHELLLIEVGEDAQPVPTGRRVGLYHFGLKVGTTDDELRAVMATLRANGVPVTGATDHGVTHSLYVKDPDGNEIELYIDVQPEVWRDRPEAIVETMRPLRL; from the coding sequence ATGACGGTTCACGAGCTTGGGCACCTCGTCCTCTACGTCCGCGACGTCGAACGATCGCGTCGGTTCTATCGGGACGTGCTGGGTTGGCGGGACATCACGCCGCCGGGCGCGGGAATGCCCATCGCGCTGTTTTCCTCCGGACGCACCCACCACGAGCTTCTCCTCATCGAGGTCGGCGAGGACGCGCAGCCCGTCCCGACCGGCCGGCGGGTGGGCCTCTATCACTTCGGCCTCAAAGTGGGGACGACCGACGACGAGCTTCGCGCCGTGATGGCGACCCTTCGCGCAAACGGGGTCCCGGTGACGGGCGCGACCGACCACGGCGTCACGCACAGCTTGTACGTCAAGGATCCGGACGGGAACGAGATCGAGCTTTACATCGACGTTCAGCCGGAGGTCTGGCGCGATCGTCCGGAGGCCATCGTGGAGACGATGCGGCCGCTGCGGCTCTAG
- a CDS encoding sialidase family protein, producing the protein MRALGAGLIVAAVTLAGCLGGDNVEQQSISTETAISLPAGLSIHVGEKAVVRDVATVLGSAPKMVERLLGNRGGEPTLGVTESGAIFVASGDMVMRSRDGGATWEKVFEFGPVRLPVAAPVVGSDPVRNFDPMLWVDRETNMIWNAPMYPPLVCSYGTMSTDDGETWFEHPAQCGFEPPMDHQKIAIGPPAAGGLQPTGSYSKILYYCWNQLIATKCSVSTDGGLTFLRTVTIADSTQCGGINGSPAPAPDGTVYVPLGRNCGKPAVAVSRDNGQTWKVNILDDGGLGNEEIDPDITVTPDGTAYYVYRAKADHRIYLLRSTDGFETVQGPFLVSPPDVTSTNFVAIASGDDGRIAVAYLGTRDTDANAGRAEPETKWYLFATFSFDAAEAQPTFVTTQISAPENPVQIGYIWQGGGGDPGRNMLDFIDAVVGPDGRFVVAFTDGCTADCDGNPEATQGNSRARDTAIAILESGPSLYAARGLLDALGIGTSPAGR; encoded by the coding sequence ATGCGGGCACTGGGAGCAGGCCTCATCGTGGCGGCCGTCACCCTCGCGGGCTGCTTGGGCGGCGACAACGTCGAGCAACAGTCCATTTCCACCGAGACGGCGATCTCGCTGCCGGCCGGTCTTTCGATCCACGTCGGCGAGAAGGCCGTCGTCCGCGACGTCGCGACCGTTTTGGGCTCCGCGCCCAAGATGGTCGAGCGTCTCCTTGGAAACCGCGGCGGCGAGCCCACGCTTGGCGTGACCGAGTCGGGCGCCATCTTCGTGGCCTCCGGCGACATGGTCATGCGCTCGCGCGATGGCGGCGCCACCTGGGAGAAGGTGTTCGAATTCGGTCCCGTCCGCCTGCCCGTCGCGGCGCCCGTGGTCGGTTCCGACCCGGTCCGCAACTTCGACCCCATGCTGTGGGTCGACCGCGAGACCAACATGATCTGGAACGCGCCCATGTACCCGCCGCTTGTCTGCTCGTACGGCACGATGTCGACCGACGACGGCGAAACCTGGTTTGAGCACCCGGCCCAGTGCGGCTTCGAGCCGCCGATGGATCACCAGAAGATCGCCATCGGCCCGCCGGCTGCAGGCGGCCTGCAACCGACGGGAAGCTACTCCAAGATCCTCTACTACTGCTGGAACCAGCTCATTGCCACCAAGTGCAGCGTCTCCACCGACGGGGGCCTCACGTTCCTTCGCACCGTCACCATCGCCGACTCCACCCAATGCGGAGGCATCAACGGGTCGCCGGCGCCCGCGCCCGACGGCACGGTCTACGTACCGCTGGGCCGCAACTGCGGCAAGCCCGCCGTCGCCGTGAGCCGCGACAACGGCCAGACGTGGAAGGTGAACATCCTCGACGACGGCGGCCTTGGAAACGAGGAGATCGACCCGGACATCACGGTCACGCCCGACGGCACCGCCTACTACGTCTACCGCGCCAAGGCCGATCACCGCATCTACCTCCTGCGCTCGACCGACGGCTTCGAGACCGTCCAGGGACCCTTCCTCGTGTCGCCGCCCGACGTGACGAGCACGAACTTCGTCGCGATCGCAAGCGGCGACGACGGCCGCATCGCCGTCGCCTACCTTGGCACCCGCGACACGGACGCAAACGCCGGCCGGGCCGAGCCCGAGACGAAGTGGTACCTCTTTGCAACCTTCAGCTTCGACGCCGCGGAAGCCCAGCCCACGTTCGTCACAACGCAGATTAGCGCGCCGGAGAACCCCGTGCAGATCGGCTACATCTGGCAGGGCGGCGGCGGCGACCCCGGCCGCAACATGCTCGACTTCATCGACGCCGTGGTGGGACCCGACGGCCGCTTCGTCGTCGCCTTCACGGACGGCTGCACGGCTGACTGCGACGGCAACCCCGAGGCGACGCAAGGCAACAGCCGCGCTCGCGACACGGCGATCGCCATCCTCGAGTCGGGGCCCAGCCTCTACGCGGCCCGTGGCCTGCTGGATGCGCTGGGCATCGGCACGAGCCCCGCGGGCCGCTAG
- a CDS encoding RidA family protein translates to MKPRIVNPPALGPPKGFSHGVAAGDLLFVAGQVGATPAGDGTWRVVSTDFAAQFDKALENVLAVVEAAGGSAADLVEMTVFVTDLAAYRAARPKLASIWKSRLGRHYPAMTLVAVAGLLEEGALVEIRAVAAVAL, encoded by the coding sequence ATGAAGCCACGCATCGTCAATCCGCCTGCGCTGGGTCCCCCCAAGGGCTTCTCGCACGGCGTCGCGGCGGGCGACCTCCTCTTCGTCGCAGGACAAGTCGGGGCTACACCCGCGGGGGACGGCACGTGGCGCGTCGTCTCGACGGACTTTGCCGCGCAATTCGACAAGGCGCTCGAGAACGTGCTTGCGGTCGTGGAGGCCGCGGGGGGATCGGCCGCGGACCTCGTCGAGATGACCGTCTTCGTCACGGACCTTGCCGCTTACCGGGCCGCTCGCCCGAAGCTTGCCTCGATCTGGAAGAGCCGCCTCGGCCGCCACTACCCCGCCATGACTTTGGTGGCCGTCGCCGGGCTTCTGGAGGAAGGCGCGCTCGTCGAAATCCGAGCCGTCGCGGCGGTGGCGCTTTGA
- a CDS encoding SDR family oxidoreductase — MRRVAWVTGAGRGIGRACALALSKEGFAVCASARTVDEIDAVARECRDAGVDAVAVPCDVTDRSAVERAHARAAEALGPPDVLVNAAGVGRSAPFLKTTTEFLDLHLRLNLHGTFHCAQVALPPMLARGWGRVVNVASVAGLEGGPYIAAYAASKHAVVGLTRSLAHELAGTGVTANAVCPGYVNTRMTDENLEVMMRATGRSRGELLERVLRGNPGGRLLEPEDVASVVLSCLGPGSDKTNGQALSVPPGGLA; from the coding sequence GTGCGCCGGGTCGCGTGGGTGACGGGAGCGGGGCGCGGAATCGGCCGCGCATGCGCTCTGGCCCTCTCGAAGGAGGGCTTCGCCGTTTGCGCAAGCGCGCGCACCGTCGACGAGATCGACGCCGTGGCGCGCGAGTGTCGCGACGCCGGCGTGGACGCCGTCGCCGTCCCGTGCGACGTCACCGACCGTTCCGCCGTCGAGCGCGCGCACGCGCGCGCGGCGGAGGCGCTGGGCCCGCCCGACGTCCTTGTCAACGCGGCCGGCGTGGGACGAAGCGCGCCGTTTCTCAAGACGACGACCGAGTTTCTGGACCTTCACCTTCGTTTGAACCTCCACGGCACGTTCCACTGCGCGCAGGTCGCGCTGCCGCCCATGCTCGCGCGCGGATGGGGCCGCGTCGTCAACGTGGCAAGCGTGGCGGGCCTCGAAGGCGGCCCGTACATCGCCGCCTACGCGGCGTCCAAGCACGCCGTCGTGGGCCTCACCCGGAGCCTCGCGCACGAGCTTGCCGGAACCGGGGTCACGGCGAACGCCGTATGTCCCGGGTACGTGAACACGCGCATGACGGACGAGAACCTCGAGGTCATGATGCGCGCGACGGGGCGAAGCCGCGGCGAGCTCCTCGAGCGCGTCCTCCGCGGGAATCCCGGCGGCCGTCTCCTGGAGCCCGAAGACGTCGCTTCGGTCGTGCTCTCCTGCCTGGGCCCCGGTTCGGACAAGACAAACGGCCAGGCGCTTTCGGTTCCTCCAGGAGGTCTCGCATGA
- a CDS encoding enoyl-CoA hydratase family protein — protein sequence MTSFVSPAGLRYHEQDGIATFTLSRPERLNALTFEIYEGLRDNFAALAERPDLGAVVLTGEGRGFCSGGDVEDIIGRLLARSPEELHDFTRLTCDVVANMRACPQPIVAALNGTVAGAGAALAVASDFRLATPNARIAFLFVKAGLSAADMGACHRLPRLVGLGRATELLLLGDFVSPEEAQRIGLYHRVVAAERLQEEARALAHRLAEGPRQGLAISKRTLDEQASATLAEALAWDAKVQAQCMLSPDFREAYEAFRQKRPPRYAHARRST from the coding sequence TTGACCAGCTTCGTTTCGCCTGCCGGGTTACGGTACCACGAACAGGACGGCATCGCGACGTTCACGCTGTCGCGGCCCGAGCGGTTGAATGCGCTCACGTTCGAGATCTACGAAGGCTTGCGCGACAACTTCGCGGCTCTGGCGGAACGGCCCGATCTTGGCGCCGTCGTCCTCACCGGCGAGGGCCGCGGCTTCTGCTCGGGCGGCGACGTGGAGGACATCATCGGCAGGCTCCTTGCGCGATCGCCGGAAGAGCTGCACGACTTCACGCGGCTCACCTGCGACGTCGTCGCAAACATGCGGGCCTGCCCGCAACCCATCGTGGCCGCCCTCAACGGAACCGTCGCCGGCGCCGGCGCGGCGCTTGCGGTCGCCTCCGACTTCCGGCTCGCCACCCCGAACGCCCGGATCGCCTTCCTGTTCGTGAAAGCGGGCCTGTCGGCCGCCGACATGGGCGCCTGCCACCGGCTCCCTCGCCTCGTGGGCCTCGGACGCGCGACGGAGCTTCTGCTGCTGGGCGACTTCGTGAGCCCCGAAGAGGCCCAGCGGATCGGGCTGTACCATCGCGTCGTCGCCGCCGAACGGCTCCAGGAGGAGGCCCGCGCGTTGGCCCATCGCTTAGCCGAGGGCCCGCGCCAGGGCCTTGCGATCTCGAAACGGACGCTCGACGAGCAGGCGTCCGCGACGCTCGCGGAGGCGTTGGCGTGGGACGCCAAGGTCCAAGCCCAATGCATGCTCTCGCCCGACTTCCGGGAAGCCTACGAGGCCTTCCGCCAAAAGCGGCCTCCACGCTATGCCCACGCGAGGCGGTCGACGTGA
- a CDS encoding acyl-CoA dehydrogenase family protein, with translation MTVDPVDPYLETRHGDLLQRARAFSVSKLEPLEEQAEHDLPAAARRCVAALAGEGFLRSVVPKAFGGERETVEVRSVASVREGIAYGSGLADAMLALQGLGSLPITLAGTDAQRRHWLPRVADGRAIAAFAVTEPEAGSDVASMQCLARETPEGWTLSGTKTFISNAGLADLYAVFAKTDPERGHRGVSAFLVPGDTPGLSVTPLRLLAHHPIGTVRFDGVRVPPDAILGRRGEGFKLALATLDRMRPTVAAAACGMASRALDLALARAKSRRQFGRALGENQGLRWRLAEAATDLQAARLLVYRAAWLADAGKERVTTESAQAKLFATEAAQRIVDFALQVHGGQGTVAGSPVERLYREVRALRIYEGTSEVLRDVVARSLFET, from the coding sequence GTGACGGTCGATCCCGTCGATCCGTATCTCGAAACCCGGCACGGCGACCTGTTGCAGCGCGCGCGGGCGTTCTCCGTGTCGAAGCTCGAACCCCTCGAAGAGCAAGCCGAGCACGACCTCCCCGCCGCCGCGCGGCGATGCGTTGCGGCCCTTGCCGGCGAGGGCTTCCTGCGCTCCGTCGTTCCCAAGGCCTTCGGCGGCGAACGCGAGACCGTGGAGGTGCGCTCCGTCGCGAGCGTCCGCGAAGGAATCGCCTACGGCTCCGGCCTTGCCGACGCAATGCTCGCCCTGCAGGGGTTGGGCTCGCTTCCGATCACCCTTGCCGGCACGGACGCCCAGCGGCGCCACTGGCTTCCCCGCGTGGCCGACGGCCGCGCCATCGCCGCCTTTGCCGTGACCGAGCCGGAGGCCGGAAGCGACGTCGCCTCCATGCAATGCCTCGCCCGCGAGACGCCCGAGGGCTGGACCCTCTCCGGCACGAAGACCTTCATCAGCAACGCCGGTCTTGCGGACCTCTACGCCGTTTTCGCGAAAACCGATCCCGAGCGCGGCCACCGGGGCGTGAGCGCGTTCCTTGTCCCGGGCGACACGCCGGGGCTCTCGGTCACGCCGCTGCGGCTCCTTGCCCACCACCCCATCGGCACCGTCCGCTTCGACGGCGTCCGCGTGCCCCCCGACGCCATCCTGGGCCGCCGCGGCGAGGGATTCAAGCTCGCCCTTGCCACGCTCGACCGCATGCGGCCCACGGTGGCCGCCGCGGCCTGCGGCATGGCCTCGCGCGCGCTCGACCTCGCTCTTGCGCGAGCCAAGAGCCGGCGGCAGTTCGGGCGTGCCCTCGGCGAGAACCAAGGTCTGCGTTGGCGCCTGGCCGAGGCTGCCACGGATCTCCAGGCCGCGCGCCTTCTCGTCTACCGCGCCGCCTGGCTTGCCGACGCCGGCAAGGAGCGCGTCACGACGGAGTCGGCGCAGGCGAAGCTGTTTGCCACGGAGGCCGCGCAGCGGATCGTGGATTTCGCCCTGCAGGTGCACGGCGGACAGGGCACGGTGGCCGGTTCCCCCGTCGAGCGGCTGTACCGCGAGGTGCGCGCGCTTCGCATCTACGAGGGCACAAGCGAGGTGCTCCGGGACGTGGTCGCGCGTTCCTTGTTCGAGACCTGA
- a CDS encoding DUF1328 domain-containing protein, whose product MGFVYWGIGLIILGLLIGLLGGPFGGTISNIGWLLLIVGVVLAVLDFLTGRRVRAYP is encoded by the coding sequence ATGGGCTTCGTCTATTGGGGCATTGGGCTCATCATCCTGGGTTTGCTCATCGGGCTTCTGGGCGGTCCCTTTGGAGGGACGATTTCGAACATCGGCTGGCTCCTGCTGATCGTGGGGGTCGTGCTGGCCGTGCTCGATTTCCTCACGGGACGAAGGGTCCGGGCCTACCCTTGA
- a CDS encoding VCBS repeat-containing protein encodes MPASRALAVPLMIVLAGLAGTAAPLHDENELPLTLVRVIASDRAGSHAPFEAFDTASFALFDVDGDGVPEIVANNDNNRAYVIDPRRGVVLAELSMPLPPGWRARELAGVTVGDLTGNGRTNVAIHNSASYLTLFEFDPWQSHAFRFRLEPLWTVSTHGPDLDPEYARKAAWLPSAMERGSDGHAYAADVAGTGEVWFFAQNDDQPAHFAIDASGSLRWMTHWFDGNSGPWVGDLDGDGTLEAVFTTDGGQVAVYDARSGRVRWVLETKALGAHPGSIPIGAFVQDLDGDGRREIFVGARVAVEDPNDPDWMRRQHALYALVRADGTVLWARQYPFGHPLWNNRPVAYDVDGDGVLDVVTLDWNTIGHKPGRWQALGPANLWAASGRDGSVLWHTRVDARWSNKNFVVADFLPEEPGLEILVSRQRHVDGLGLYALADGSERGFVPLPAGGWESMRGPVLADVDNDGLLDALVPIARRAEGCSRQLDVGCREGAFAVYRTHADAGTSLFTNNQRNFAPYDERTPPPPVPSRIDPQPQPTSNPPAREPPQPDPPRQDPPPTKETETIRESEPEARDPPPSARTDSLPPLASPDAGREPDPALSPRAREDTAVHQTPAAPGLAALAVVGAAATVARWRKR; translated from the coding sequence GTGCCGGCTTCCCGCGCCCTTGCCGTTCCGTTGATGATCGTTCTTGCGGGCCTGGCCGGAACCGCCGCGCCCCTGCACGACGAAAACGAACTTCCGCTCACCCTCGTCCGCGTCATCGCCTCCGACCGCGCCGGAAGCCACGCACCCTTCGAGGCCTTCGACACCGCGTCGTTTGCCCTCTTCGACGTCGACGGCGACGGCGTCCCGGAGATCGTGGCCAACAACGACAACAACCGGGCGTACGTGATCGACCCTCGCCGAGGAGTCGTCCTGGCCGAGCTCTCCATGCCGTTGCCCCCCGGTTGGCGCGCGCGCGAGCTTGCCGGCGTGACCGTGGGCGATCTCACGGGCAACGGGCGCACCAACGTCGCGATCCACAACAGCGCCTCGTACCTCACGCTCTTCGAGTTCGATCCCTGGCAAAGCCACGCCTTCCGTTTCCGCCTCGAGCCCCTCTGGACGGTCTCGACGCACGGCCCCGACCTCGATCCCGAGTACGCCCGGAAGGCGGCGTGGTTACCCTCCGCCATGGAACGGGGAAGCGACGGCCACGCCTACGCGGCCGACGTCGCCGGGACGGGCGAGGTCTGGTTCTTTGCCCAGAACGACGACCAACCGGCCCACTTTGCCATCGACGCCTCCGGCTCGCTGCGTTGGATGACGCACTGGTTCGACGGCAACAGCGGCCCCTGGGTCGGCGACCTCGACGGCGACGGCACGCTGGAGGCCGTGTTCACGACCGACGGCGGGCAGGTCGCGGTGTACGACGCGCGCAGCGGGCGCGTCCGCTGGGTGCTCGAAACGAAGGCCTTGGGCGCGCATCCCGGCAGCATCCCCATCGGAGCCTTTGTCCAGGACCTCGACGGGGACGGTCGGCGGGAGATCTTCGTCGGCGCCCGCGTCGCCGTCGAGGACCCCAACGATCCCGACTGGATGCGGCGGCAGCACGCGCTCTACGCCCTCGTGCGCGCCGACGGCACCGTCCTGTGGGCCCGCCAGTACCCCTTCGGTCATCCTTTGTGGAACAACCGTCCCGTCGCGTACGACGTGGACGGCGACGGCGTGCTCGACGTCGTCACGCTCGATTGGAACACGATCGGACACAAGCCCGGACGTTGGCAGGCGTTGGGTCCGGCCAACCTGTGGGCCGCCAGCGGAAGGGACGGAAGCGTCCTTTGGCACACGCGCGTGGACGCGCGCTGGAGCAACAAGAACTTCGTCGTCGCCGACTTCCTGCCGGAGGAGCCCGGCCTTGAGATCCTCGTCTCCCGGCAACGGCACGTCGACGGGCTTGGCCTCTACGCGCTCGCCGACGGCTCGGAGCGCGGCTTTGTCCCCTTGCCCGCGGGCGGCTGGGAATCCATGCGGGGCCCGGTCCTTGCCGACGTGGACAACGACGGCCTGCTCGACGCACTCGTGCCCATCGCGCGGCGCGCCGAGGGCTGCTCGCGTCAGCTCGACGTCGGCTGCCGCGAGGGGGCCTTCGCGGTCTACCGCACGCACGCGGACGCCGGAACGTCCCTGTTCACGAACAACCAGCGGAACTTCGCGCCCTACGACGAGCGGACGCCTCCGCCGCCGGTTCCCTCGCGCATCGATCCGCAGCCGCAGCCGACGTCCAATCCGCCGGCCCGCGAGCCCCCCCAGCCGGACCCTCCGCGGCAAGATCCTCCACCAACCAAGGAGACCGAGACGATCCGCGAAAGCGAGCCGGAGGCGCGGGACCCGCCCCCGAGCGCCCGCACCGATTCACTGCCGCCGTTGGCATCGCCGGATGCCGGTCGGGAGCCCGACCCGGCACTTTCGCCGCGCGCGCGGGAGGATACCGCCGTGCACCAAACGCCCGCGGCGCCTGGGCTTGCGGCCCTTGCCGTCGTCGGCGCGGCGGCGACCGTGGCGCGCTGGCGCAAGCGCTAG